From the genome of Solanum lycopersicum chromosome 12, SLM_r2.1:
AATCTCCAACGTGCCTTAAACTTCATGTCTTGCATGAGGTCAATCTGCAATAGAGCAATCTCCAACGTGCCTAATGAGTACATACATGCGGCCATAGTATCAAACAAAGAATTTGCAGGGGCTAAATTTTAgatgtttgtatttgtataaattcgTTATTTCAAGTTGATACAAAATAGCTAAATTGTACAAACGTAtctgcgaattatacaaattcgagATTTATATAAACCCGCGAGTCATACAAAAGAAACAACTTAAACTGTAGCTACAATCCGTAAATATACAAACTATAACTACGAAgaaataattaagtttattatagtGATTATATCCGAAAATTTTCCAATAATTTATGGATCCTAAAAGCTGGCTATTAGTGCAATTGTTCCAAATAAAGTTGTAGTTCAGATTTTCAAGCCCATAGTCTTTAGGCCCAAAGCCCAAGCCcatcaatataattttacattttaaatacaaaataaccCCTGATATAGACTATAATTACGACATACCACTAGGGTTTTATTTCGTTTCATATATATACTTcatcttctcttcttctttgcaCTTTGCCTCCTTCCTTCAAACCCTAGTAAGCTCTCTGTCACTCTAAAATGGAGGAAATTATTGATTAGTTTTCGTTGTAGATCTGAAATTGTGTAATGGTGTTAAAGGATTTTGTTGTTTGAATGCAGGAACGGTAAGTGTAGTGAAAAAAAGGAGCGAAAATGGTGGAGAAAACTAAAGGAAGAAAAGAGGAGGTTGTTTCCAGGGAGTACACCATTAATCTCCACAAGCGTTTGCATGGATGGTAAAAACCTTCTCGCTTCTTATTGATTTGTGTTTGAAGTATTGCTTTCATCGATCAGATGCAGTCTAgtagttttattttttgttatattaggTACCTTATGTGTAATTGAAGTATTGATTTTGATTGAATTGTAAGTAGTGTAAAGGATTGATATTAGCTGATCTCGCCTAGTTTGGAATTGAAATGGTTTATTGATTCGAGTAGTTGATGAGCTGAAACTATCTGAAACACATTGGCTGTTATTGTATGAGTTGTTGAATATTGTAATGTATTTGTATTAATGGATGGCCTATAAATCTATGCTTCATTATTGAATATTGTAATGTATTTGCCTATAAATCTTCGTGGAATCTGTAGAACATAGAAAATTTGGAATCACTCATCTCTGAAGTTTTTGTGTTTGCGGTGCGTATTTAACAAACTGTCATTGATTTTACTTGCTTAAAATGCATAGAGAACTATGAGGTACTGAGGTTGGATATGGTGTGGAAACTACAATAGGGTAAATTTAAGTagaattaatgataaaaatgttAGCTTGTTGTAGATTGTCGGTATCAGGAGTTGGCATGTGTAAAGTGACCTGACGAATCCCTTACATTTTGCTACACAATCTACATCCTATGATGCTCCAAATTGGGATCAATTATATCTAGAGATCAATCAATTTGCATTATTTGATGTGAACTGTGACATGACCAATCCCTTACATTTTGTAACACAATCTACATCCTATGATGCTCCAAAAGTGGGATCGATTATATCTAGAGATCAATCAATTTATTTGCATTATTTGATGTGAACTGTGTTTGTATGAATTGAACTCATCATGTTCTTCGAGAACTGACCTATAAATCCTTGCCTTTAATATGACCACTCAGTTGGATAAATAATGAATTggaaatcaaccacttccttaTAATAGGTTCTAGCCTGATATTGTTGTATTATCTTTTGGGTTTACAGTCGTACTGTCTCTAGCCCTATTTATGTTCTGTAGTGACTTTACATATCCAACTCCTTGAGAAATCACTTCGTATTGGCATTTGTATATGTTAAGAGCAGAGCCATGTTCCTGTTTGCAGTTTCTTGTGTGTTGCCTTTCTTATCCATGTCATTTTGGTGTTGCTCAAGTTGCCCCGATATTAAATCTTGCTTTTAGATTCTGGATAGTCGGTAATAGTTTGGTGTTGCTCTAGTTGCCCCTTTTTAACTTAATGGCAAAACAATTTGGTTTATGTCCTTGTTGACGTTGGCTAACGTTATACTGCCTATATTATATAACAGCACATTCAAGAAGAAGGCCCCGACAGCCATCAAGGAGATCCGAAAGTTTGCACAGAAAGCCATGGGAACGAAGGATGTCAGAGTGGACGTGAAGCTCAACAAGCAGATCTGGAGCAGAGGCATCCGAAGTGTTCCAAGACGTATCAGAGTTCGTATTGCTCGCAAGAGGAATGACGATGAGGACGCAAAGGAAGAGCTCTACTCTCTTGTCACTGTTGCAGAGATCCCAGCTGAGGGTTTGAAGGGTCTTGGTACCAAGATCATCGAAGATGAGGAATAAACTTGTCTTTTTTAGTGAAGAATGATGATACCGTTAGTGTTTTTTGTTATCCCATTTAGTGCTTTGCGACTGCTAAATTTTGTTTATGATACTCAAGTATTTTCCTGTTTCAGAGTTCTCACCATGATTTTATGCTATTTATCTTCTGTTTCTCTGGATTTTTCATTGATTAGTTCTCTGTAGTCATATTTTTCAACAACTAAATTACAGCTAGTAGACTCTCCAAAACCaagttaaaattgaaaataatacgTAACATTGAGTTGTtggcaaataattttttacgaATTCGTTATCTTGGAGTTAAAAGACACCCCAACAGGGCCATGTTAGGTATTACTCTACTCCTAAAGCATGTTCCAATCATAAGTATTGATAATGAAGTCTATAGAGAATTATGAAGATCAGAGAGTAAAGTGCGTAGAGAATAATGAGGATTAGATAGTGAAGTGTGTAGAGTATTATGAGGACATATACTACTAGGTGATTTTCGAAACGACTATCACATTTATCTAGTCACAAGCCTCTTTGAACCTTTAGCAAGACTTGTTATAAAGGGGATGAATCGAAGACGAATTTACCCATAAAGTTTGGAGTTTATGAGTTCTCTGTCATGCTCTTTGGCTTAACCAACGTACCAACAACCTTTTGGAAGAATTGAGTACAAGAGGCAAAAATACCAGGTAAACTTGAGCTGATGGCAAATGACATATCATTCATAAAACTAATCGAGATATGCACAACGTGAGCCTaagttggtaaaaaaaaaaaaaactagtaagGCTACACTCTAAAAACACTATAGGAGGTgcaattaatatgaatatcattAACATTTGAATCATTTTTACAATCCCTAAATGAATGAGTCTTGTAATATTATCCAGGCACGTTTTCCAACAAGGGCGTTTGGTCTAGTGGTATGATTCTCGCTTTGGGTGCGAGAGGTCCCGAGTTCGATTCTCGGAAcgcccctttttttttcttttttttctttctacatCCTCCGAATTGTGGGTACAACCCTTCCCTAGACCATGCTAACGCGGGATttaatatatgcataattttcaACGTCATCCAAGTTGTGGGTGCGGCTTTCCTTAGACCATGCTAACGTGTGATTGGAAGCATCAACTGATATATACATTAACTCTAACCAATTACAAAACGACCGTTATTGATGCATCCTAATTAGGGATGTATTTCAACCAAATCTCGAATAATGTCTCATATAAGTCAGGTTCACTAAGCATTTTAATAGGATAAATTAGGTTTAATGTCTTTGTTTCATTTCCACTTGTTATATTTTCTTGGTGTTTACCATGAGCCAACAATATAAGTGTCACATCTGTATAATCGTGattgaaaaacaacaacaataataataataacagtttAATTTGAACAAGATGGTGAGCAATTCGAGTGAGATTGATTTCCACTGTATTTTGCAGTCTATCTACCAAAAGAACTCTTAACAAAAGGTTTAGAGAGTTGAATGGGAAAAGTGGAGATTGAATGTGTTTTAAAGGTTGAGTTGTGTCATGAGTGAAAAGGTCGAGTAGTCGCGGTGGAGAGTGGAAATGTGTTCAACTGCCACACGTTTTGATCGAGGGCAAGAGATGTCTCCTCGTGTGATCTAAAAACAGTACCTCACCTCATGAACTAGCTTTAAGGATTAATAATCGGGTTTTGGTTGTTGTGGAAGGGGAGGGTATCGGGGCGAAATTGATGAAAAGATAATGTAACGTAGGCAGCCTACCTgatgcaagaaaaaaaaaaagatgagcAAAGGCAAAGAGAAGGGAACACCACTTATCTTGCCgggatcctccaaaaatgcaTAGCTTTTGGAGGATCGATCACACACATGAAGatgtatttttgaagagtcgGAGCAACATAAGGTATGGTGGATCAATCAAAGACAGATATTGTCATAAGAAGCACTATCACTCAAAAGATGAAGTCACCTTTTACAAAGTTCAGTCTAAGCCTCCCCACTGAAGTGTGAATGAAATGAGCGAAGACGAGCAAATTATTgcatcaaatttaaaaatggaTTTCTCAGATCCGAAAACTCTCTTGGGAAAGAGAATGTTGTATGAATTCCCTGTTACTCGACTCATCCTAATAGAAAAGAGAGAGACCTTACGGTTTGTTCAATTTGCCCAACCAAATTTTCAGAAACTGTTATCTTAGACGTAGTAACCAGTGAATGTAAATCCTCTTCCTACTATCTCACCAGCACAATACCATGCAAAGCACTCCAAGCCAAACAAAGCAGCAATGCCTGCATCTTCAACCTTCAATTCCTTTCTATTCCTCCACATGTGCTTGACAGAGTCGACTTCCTTCCAAAATGACTCACAACGGCCGGGGATGCTGGAAGGAGTAAAAAAACGGTTCAAATGATCAAGAACAAATGCCACTCATGATTGCCAAttagctactcataaatatttcaaatgtcAAGATGCACACCACTCCACTTGGCTCAATGGAAGAGAATGATCATAAAATTTCACACAGGGAACGCATTTTTGACATGAGTGTATGATTATGGCTATACAATTTACTTGGTTTGACTGACAAAGACACCACACACATTATCATGACTAATTAAAGAACTATAAGATGCAGTCCAGCATCTACACTGCATCAGTGAAATCAGATCAATTTGGTGTACCTAAAGGAACCAAAATTACTAATACACAGTTTCACATGCATATTAAAAGAAAGTCAAAGCAGGTAGTGATTTGCAGAACTCATTTATAACAGTGACTGATCCTAAAAGCTTAGCAACAGATATCAAGCAATTAGGCTGAAGAGAGTATAACCTAGCAAGGCGAGTGTAGAGCAACTGCTTGGACAATTCATTGCATTTTTCAACAGTGGGTGGCTCTACAATATACTGTTTGTTCTGCTCCAGCAACTGTTTGTAGTAGGTAGTACCATGCTTAGAGAGAAACTGTGAAGCTTGACAAGCCTTAGATTGCAGTTGCTGAATCTTGGAAGCCATCAATCCCAAGGAAGTCCTGGACCCAACAATTAAGGATATAAAATCAACACCAAACCAGCTAACAGACCAAGATACACCCTCCCTAGCTTAGTGGCAGATACGCTGAGATGCCCAATTATATAGAACATGCCACCGAATTCTTATATTAATCCAACCATAAAGAAAAAGAGGGGGGAAGAAGAGCAGATCATACACCTCTCATGTTGCAACTTCTTTTAATTTAGAAAACAACATCAAGTCAAATCAAATCCAAAACCATTTTATTTCACCGACTTACTAAAATAGGTAACCACCAATGATCTAGCATGCAAAAGGTTCACAATATAGCATACAACTTCCCTCGGAAAAATACAGCAACAGGTTAGCTAGAGTGAATGAGGCTTTTGATCAAGTAGTATCAAACTTGCTTACGCATATACCTACAATGACTCTGAATAGATCACACCTCTATTTCTGTGGTTTATTCTAAATGTTCCAAAAATAAGAACAGAATCAAGTCTCAACTCCAAAACTTCCATCAAATAATCAATCAACTAAGCCTCAATCTCATCCATTTGAAATCATCTATATCTATTTTACTCTATCTAGGGCCCACTTCAAAACCCCAATGAACATATTTTCCCAAATGAAGCGTGATCTACGAAAAACAGGCAAATCCAAAATTTTCATCTCATTTAACAGCATATAATCATTTGTATCTTAATGCACACAAGATGAAACAACGGTATCTTTTCATTGTTTCATTGACAAACTACAAGTAATTTCTCTCAACGCAAgctaatttttttgttctagCTAATTTCGGATCCATCTCAAATATCAAGCTAAACATCAACAGTCATACCCGAGCCAAACCAAAACCCTTATCATCGCCCATCAAAAGCACAAATATAAGCCTACCACAAATTCAATCTCTTATACACATGCCTGAGTCAACAACAGTTTTTTTCGTGTTCTCATTGACAAAAAACAAGTTCTCTCAAAACCCTACAAAATGGAAGCTGACACATACCTAGCTAGTTCAGATTCCATCTCACAGATCAAAGCTAAAATCAACAATCAAACATCATCAGTCATAGCTGAGTCAAACCAATCAACCAAAACCCTAATCATCTCCCAACcgaaaatacaaaaacataaaccTACGACAAATTCAATCTCTTATAAACATGCCTAAGTATACATCTTGTGCTTATTTACGCCTCATTTTTAATAACCATGATGTTCATCCTCAGGTCATCCATCTTGCATGCCCTTCGTCAAATTCTACGGATTATCCGTCACctcctttttcttttagctGGTCTAATACTATTTACTCAAGTTGAGCATCTTTCGGAAAAAAACTAACATTTgcatacactctaccctcctcTTACCTAGCTATTGGGACTACAAtggttttgttgttgttattgtacaTGTCACCTCCCAGGCTCCCACCCGACTATACGAGGTAACTCTGTCCACCAAGGCAAATCACTTTTTTCGTCACTTCTAGGATTGAATCCTGATACCTCATAATTTTCAACTCACTTCATTAACCACTGAACCGCGCACTTTACATCCTATTTACACCTATAGTCAACGAGATCTGACAGAAATTAATCAGCAAAAAGTTGAAATctatcaatcaatcaactacaCACCTCAATCTCAAACTAGCTGAATCGACTATCCAAATCTTCTATATATCCATCAACACTCCATTCAAGTCAATTTAATTTCATAACGACAAAACTACTACACTGAAATTGAAGCAAAAAAcaggaaaaaaataacaataaaacgAATCAAACCACACAGTAGCATGAAGATGAAGCTCAAAATTTTACCTTTTGTTCAGCGGATGAAATCTACGATTTTCGCTTCAATCGCCGATAGCCGCAGATGAAATATTCTGATGGAGacttttgagaaaattatgAACGGCAGAATTTCTACCTCACCACTAAAGTTTCAATTATTACAGTTTGCAccaacaaaaaaacacaaaattcattTGTGATACCCTTAGTTTAGGTTTATTACCAAACTTTCGGCTACGATAAAATTCATCTAATATATGCATATCgtgtgtttaaatttatagtttattttacttattaacatgtgtttttatttcattaaattacataataatgaGAATTGCATTAGTTTGATCATTGATGTATACACCCGATGCGAATAAGTTTTTTTCGATATTAACCTTCAGATTTATTATTCGTTTTCTTTTACGATTTTGAGTTGATtgttaaataattgaattaagtaaaaactatctattttttttttaatcattgttGGTTATATTTGGTCTAGCACTAGATTTACAATTCAATGCACTTTATATCATATGTCTAAGTTACTTGAATTAATTAGAAATCCGCTAATAGTTCATATTTATGTGAATTGATATAACTCGAAAAAGACGATTAAAAAGCTATTTTtcgtaattttttcttttatagtatATTTGAATTTTGGTAATGGGCTTTTTAATTAATATCTTAGCCCATTTACAACAGATAACATTTAATGGGCCGAGTCATGAGAAACATTTCAATGATAACCCAAATATCAGAGAGGGCCCAACATAAAGAGCTGTCCGACGtttataataacttataaaattttaaattgtgattTGATGTTTATCTTATAAGATTTCGATTTTCGTAATAAGCTTATGTATAGATATACGATATGAATTCATAATTTCAAATCAACGTTTGCACgtgattttaattataaaattctcCATAGACacagaaaaaaaatgattttagaaTTTCAAATCATGGatccattttttctttaaatgtgAATTGTGACtctaagtttatattttgaaaataaaacgttattttaaattttgtaaaaaagaaagaaaaaagaagttcCATGCTAGGCACGATGAGATTGTTAATATcgtgtgaaaaaaatatatattaaagaataactaattattactattattgacTAGTAGATCGTAATAAAGTTACATGTATATGAAAGTTTGGAACGGCaactatttatttataaaagaaacatGGAGACATCTGATTCACATTACGAATTTTAAGATATTCAGATGTCTTATTTATGAACTATGATATGCTCATCTTGGAAGATTGTATAAGAATTGAAGAAATTCTAATAACTTTCACAACCTGCGATAGATTTTTATgttcataaaaaagaaaaatacaattaagaaatttcaattcacGGTCAAGAAAAAAGTCAATACTtcataacaatttaattttatttcctaATTTTGAATCATAATTTCATAACTCATATTGTCATGCAAAGTTTTATTAACGAGGTTTGAAggaaaaattatctaaaatacacactttattttatcacaatctcTAAAATTCTcgatcatttaaaaaaatttcaaaattctcttCTTAGATACATCACTTTCCTCTCGTATGAAAACAATTGTctactaaacaaattaaaaagtagATATATGTAtccaaaaaattatgtataaaattataaaaagtttttatcaCAATCTCTAAAATTCTcgatcatttaaaaaaattcaaaattctctTCTTGAATACATCATTTTCCTTTCGTATGAAAACAATTGTCTActgaagaaattaaaaagtagatataatatccaaaaaaaaatctatattaaattataaaaagtatgaaaacGAGCTCATttcctatttttataaaaagtatgaaaacAATATAATTACTTTGGTtatcaaaattagaaatttggTGAAGCAAGGgtcttttcctatttttataaaaagtattaaaataattgtctactacataaattaaaaagtagatatatattgctttttgTAGAAATATTTATAGCTGTGTTTGTTCCAAAAGTCCAAAAATTATTAGCCTTAAGGTACAACTATAATAGCTTTTGGTACCACTATTTAATGCTGTGTTATTGGTACCAAGAAAATTTTGGACCATCATATTATTCTACGCatgcaataacttttttttgatgTACAACTTAGCTGTTTTCAGATTGATGTAGCAACTATAACTCGGTGCAATAAAGCTTTCGTTACAATCTTATATCAGGTAATTTTacgaataattattttcataacttATTAAATCGATGATTTCTTGATCATTATATGACAACAGCTCATACAGTTATGTCAAGACTCTCTTTCTGATTGAGGGTACAATTGTTTTTTGCAAAATAAATTACATGTTAAGTGTAAACAATTGATATTGTACTTTCTTCGTTCAccttttttgatatataataatAGTGTTCGGGTCAGCTTTCGCACACATTGACTAATTTTACGGAAAACTTGTCATTTTCCACCAACAATAAGTACCAGAGAACAATATCCACCAAAGTTACAGATGAGAAGAATCAGGTAGTGTTTTTCATTCACTTTTACTTGTACGacgtatttttaaaatatgtccATTTTTACTTGCTCAATTTagaaaaattttaacaaaaatatatcacCTAGTCCTTAATCAAAGTATTGAATTTATTTCGTCCCCAAGGACGATATAATaacattatcattttattatcgCTCTTTAAGATCAAATGTATTAAGTTaatattgaacaaataaaaatgagcGGAGAAATAATATAGTATTTCTTTAATTATTGCAGCAGGTTGGTTGGCAGATGAAAGATTTCAATTTAGTCTATggatgattaaattttttttgtattattattatattattttagaaattaatcaatttatacTATGATTTTGCAACTCACGAGGCACATGAGGTACTGATTTGTACGATTCTGAttggtttgaaatttttttaagactTTATATTAGAGGATTTATTTGACTTCACTATCACTATGAGAAATTGGTGATAATTTGACTACAAAGTaatgaggaaaaaaaattgttgatagaGAGGTTTTTGGTGTcatattgaaaaacaaaaatggtgtagtggataaggttattgttttttaaattagaGATTTTAGATTCGAATCTTGAGtataaaatttttttagttGGGATCGCTTCCTCGAGGTCCTACGTCGTGCGAATCCGGAATGATCGTAGGACACCAGAtggaaaatagaaaaataataaaatgaaaatagtttttGCAAAAGAGTCGAGAGTGATTTGAAGTCTAAACTCTTTATTCTCCCCGTTAGGGTTTGAAATTCGTGTTGATCAGCCTATGAAAAAATCCTGATGAGGAGTGTTTTTTCTCAAAGAAAGTCTATGTGGCGTGAATTCAAATTACAAACTCAGA
Proteins encoded in this window:
- the LOC101265312 gene encoding large ribosomal subunit protein eL31, with the protein product MVEKTKGRKEEVVSREYTINLHKRLHGCTFKKKAPTAIKEIRKFAQKAMGTKDVRVDVKLNKQIWSRGIRSVPRRIRVRIARKRNDDEDAKEELYSLVTVAEIPAEGLKGLGTKIIEDEE
- the LOC101265616 gene encoding uncharacterized protein, which encodes MASKIQQLQSKACQASQFLSKHGTTYYKQLLEQNKQYIVEPPTVEKCNELSKQLLYTRLASIPGRCESFWKEVDSVKHMWRNRKELKVEDAGIAALFGLECFAWYCAGEIVGRGFTFTGYYV